The Stratiformator vulcanicus genome has a segment encoding these proteins:
- a CDS encoding CPBP family intramembrane glutamic endopeptidase, translated as MPDLETINSAETIALLGVVALVGWSGYVWWGFGLRLGRGKPALPRRGGPRGAVHPFPLVLVSLWWLFTVAALIAGGLELTSPPDPEAVIDPRATTILSLGVGGLLLGAIVSTSDLRGVGLRFGPLDARRIGVEFNYALKTFAATVLPTAILLIVMSPWRTTETQHPYFEILTNGSPELRFYVAFSVLIGAPLLEELIFRVTMQRWIGRLLSLFDITAAPATWSIVLTAALFAAVHGMHDAIPLMPLALALGWLYEQRNSVISIMLVHSVFNATFLALALLGA; from the coding sequence ATGCCCGACCTCGAGACGATCAATTCGGCCGAAACAATCGCGTTGCTGGGCGTCGTCGCGCTGGTCGGCTGGAGCGGTTACGTCTGGTGGGGCTTCGGGCTTAGATTGGGCCGTGGCAAACCCGCCCTGCCCCGGCGGGGTGGTCCGCGGGGGGCAGTCCATCCGTTTCCGCTGGTGCTCGTTTCCCTGTGGTGGCTGTTCACGGTCGCGGCCCTCATTGCCGGTGGACTCGAACTGACATCGCCGCCCGATCCCGAAGCGGTCATCGATCCCCGAGCGACCACGATACTGAGTCTGGGCGTCGGTGGGTTGCTGCTGGGGGCAATTGTTTCGACCAGTGACCTTCGCGGAGTCGGACTTCGATTCGGCCCGCTCGACGCCCGCCGCATCGGCGTTGAATTCAATTACGCATTAAAGACGTTTGCGGCCACCGTTCTGCCGACGGCGATCCTGCTGATCGTGATGTCGCCTTGGCGCACGACAGAAACTCAACACCCGTACTTCGAAATTTTGACCAATGGGTCACCTGAGCTGCGTTTCTACGTGGCGTTTTCCGTCTTGATCGGCGCACCGTTGCTCGAGGAACTGATCTTTCGTGTCACAATGCAGCGGTGGATCGGCAGGCTTCTGTCGCTATTCGATATCACCGCGGCCCCGGCGACGTGGTCCATCGTGCTGACCGCCGCTCTGTTCGCGGCCGTGCATGGCATGCACGATGCCATACCCCTGATGCCGCTGGCACTTGCCCTTGGTTGGCTTTACGAACAGCGCAACAGCGTGATCTCTATCATGCTTGTGCATTCCGTTTTCAACGCGACATTCCTGGCGCTGGCACTGCTCGGTGCGTGA
- a CDS encoding ankyrin repeat domain-containing protein, with amino-acid sequence MAKIAQVLIQIAQSVEPNGGFFGYFDLVDALEASPAALERFKSALSSASADELDGIYEVDEQYGWIVMGAADAMDLLPDDPRLFLSKADAAALPDDKIIGALVSACIVNDVETVSRLATRVDVNSLDHHKQTALGYAVGNNHAECVRILLSNGANPNRVQNWGNTAMHDCAMSVSSKEIFQMLQTAGGDVSIKNDEGQSVLDLLKQNRRQHWIAH; translated from the coding sequence ATGGCCAAGATCGCTCAAGTACTTATTCAGATCGCGCAGTCCGTTGAGCCGAATGGTGGCTTCTTCGGCTACTTCGACCTCGTCGATGCTCTGGAAGCGAGCCCGGCAGCCTTGGAGCGTTTCAAGTCGGCTCTCTCATCCGCCAGTGCCGATGAACTGGACGGTATCTATGAAGTCGACGAGCAGTATGGCTGGATCGTGATGGGGGCGGCCGACGCGATGGACCTGTTGCCTGACGATCCGCGGCTGTTCCTTTCGAAAGCAGACGCGGCCGCATTGCCCGACGACAAGATCATTGGAGCGCTCGTTTCCGCGTGCATCGTCAATGATGTCGAAACGGTCTCACGCCTGGCGACGCGCGTTGACGTGAACTCGCTCGATCACCATAAACAGACCGCTCTGGGTTACGCGGTCGGGAACAATCACGCGGAGTGCGTGCGCATATTGCTGTCGAACGGGGCAAATCCCAACCGTGTTCAGAACTGGGGAAACACCGCCATGCACGACTGCGCGATGTCGGTGAGTTCGAAAGAGATCTTTCAAATGCTTCAAACGGCTGGCGGCGACGTGAGCATTAAGAACGACGAAGGTCAGAGTGTGCTCGATCTACTGAAGCAGAATCGACGGCAGCACTGGATTGCACATTAA
- the trpC gene encoding indole-3-glycerol phosphate synthase TrpC: MNTILDDIVRKKREEIASARAARPIAELEAVLRDAPAPRDFLASLQSAPTIGLIAEVKKASPSAGLIREDFDPVAIASTYAEHGASCISVLTDETFFQGHLDFLKAVRKAVEVPVLRKDFVLDRYQVVEARAAGADAVLLIAECLTDDALRSLYETICELGMHALVELYDLENLDRVLALDAPLVGINNRDLRTFVTDLEHSIALASKLPEGTLLVSESGIRTHNEVRRLQEAGCGAILVGETLMRADDIGAAVDELLGKS; this comes from the coding sequence GTGAACACCATCCTCGACGACATCGTCCGGAAAAAGCGGGAGGAAATTGCCTCCGCCCGAGCAGCGCGGCCAATAGCGGAGCTGGAAGCCGTGCTGCGAGACGCACCCGCTCCCCGAGATTTTCTCGCATCCCTGCAATCGGCTCCCACGATCGGCCTGATCGCTGAAGTGAAGAAGGCGTCGCCATCGGCCGGGTTGATTCGCGAAGACTTTGACCCGGTGGCCATCGCTTCGACATACGCCGAGCACGGGGCCTCGTGCATCAGCGTGCTGACCGATGAGACCTTCTTTCAGGGACATCTCGATTTTCTGAAGGCGGTGCGGAAAGCGGTCGAGGTCCCCGTGCTGCGAAAAGACTTTGTGCTCGACCGGTATCAGGTCGTCGAAGCGCGGGCGGCCGGAGCCGATGCCGTGCTGCTGATCGCCGAGTGTCTCACTGACGACGCGTTGCGATCGCTCTATGAGACGATTTGCGAACTCGGGATGCACGCATTGGTCGAACTGTATGATCTCGAGAACCTCGACCGAGTACTGGCTCTCGATGCACCGCTGGTCGGCATCAACAACCGCGACCTGCGAACGTTCGTGACCGACTTGGAGCATTCGATCGCGCTGGCATCGAAACTCCCCGAGGGAACACTGCTCGTGAGCGAAAGCGGAATTCGCACGCACAATGAAGTTCGGCGACTGCAAGAGGCCGGTTGCGGGGCGATCCTCGTGGGCGAAACGCTGATGCGGGCCGACGACATCGGCGCCGCCGTCGACGAGCTACTTGGAAAATCGTGA
- the tyrS gene encoding tyrosine--tRNA ligase produces MDFPPVEEQLAVIRRGIEKIVPEQELAKKLEESRKTGTPLRIKYGIDPTGVDLHLGHTVPMRKMSQFQELGHQAVIIIGNYTALVGDPSGRDEARAKRLTADDVERNAQDYLEQVAKVIDIDKAEVHRNGDWFGEMSFADILNLTSKVTVAQLLTRDDFAKRMKAESPIFLHECLYPIMQAWDSVMIHADIELGGTEQLYSFMLARDLQKDAGKPEQIGVMSPILVGIDGVRRMGKSLGNYIGFAEPPYEQMKKFMQVPDECMKPYFELLTQVPLAEVEQLLAGHPKEAKLTLAKTVIGEYHGADAAEEAAERWTREISKGALPEDIPESELSSDQLQDGGLPAAKLLTELSLVASGGEARRLIAQGGAKVGEDKRVIGSHDEIVPLTDGELIWAGKKKVKRVRLT; encoded by the coding sequence ATGGATTTCCCGCCCGTCGAAGAACAGCTCGCCGTCATCCGCCGGGGGATCGAGAAGATCGTCCCCGAGCAGGAGCTGGCCAAAAAGCTCGAAGAGAGTCGCAAGACGGGAACACCGCTGCGCATTAAATACGGCATCGATCCCACCGGCGTCGACCTGCACCTCGGCCATACCGTGCCGATGCGGAAGATGAGTCAGTTTCAGGAATTGGGGCATCAGGCGGTCATTATCATCGGGAACTACACCGCCCTCGTGGGCGATCCCAGCGGGCGTGACGAGGCCCGCGCGAAGCGGCTTACTGCCGACGATGTCGAACGCAACGCCCAAGACTACCTGGAGCAGGTCGCCAAGGTCATCGATATCGACAAAGCCGAGGTCCATCGCAACGGCGACTGGTTCGGCGAGATGAGTTTCGCGGACATCCTCAATCTCACCAGCAAGGTCACCGTCGCGCAGTTACTCACGCGGGACGACTTCGCCAAGCGGATGAAGGCCGAGTCGCCGATCTTTTTGCACGAGTGCCTCTACCCGATCATGCAGGCATGGGACTCCGTGATGATTCACGCCGACATCGAACTCGGCGGGACGGAGCAGCTCTACAGCTTCATGCTCGCCCGTGACCTGCAAAAGGATGCGGGCAAGCCGGAGCAGATCGGGGTGATGTCGCCGATTCTCGTCGGGATCGACGGCGTCCGGCGGATGGGCAAGAGCCTCGGCAACTACATCGGATTCGCCGAGCCGCCGTACGAGCAGATGAAGAAGTTCATGCAAGTCCCCGATGAGTGCATGAAGCCCTACTTCGAACTGTTGACGCAGGTCCCGCTCGCCGAGGTTGAACAGTTGTTGGCCGGGCATCCGAAGGAGGCCAAGCTGACACTCGCGAAGACCGTCATAGGCGAATACCACGGAGCCGATGCCGCCGAGGAAGCCGCCGAACGTTGGACTCGTGAAATCTCCAAAGGGGCTCTTCCCGAAGACATCCCCGAGTCGGAGCTCTCTTCGGATCAGCTTCAGGACGGGGGCCTACCTGCGGCGAAGCTATTGACCGAGTTGTCGCTCGTCGCGAGCGGCGGTGAGGCCCGTAGGCTGATCGCGCAGGGCGGGGCGAAGGTCGGCGAAGACAAACGCGTGATCGGCTCGCACGACGAGATCGTCCCGCTCACGGACGGCGAACTGATCTGGGCCGGTAAGAAAAAAGTCAAACGGGTCCGGCTGACATGA
- a CDS encoding ATPase: MSAGASGDRHGSVSPSTTEIADEANRPGGSAGSPSRHASTQELFSSLFPAERSALPMGTPYRGAEAGEFAAGGDTARTISSAIADRQPDSSEDHKLQMRAIEPPHTPTNIERSGLTSATVQELILKTLYLSDRQYGVEIARELRLPFQVIEAPLRVLKDEKLLEVPSGHPIGPASYQFQLTQMGRTRSHEAFTRCRYVGPAPVPLSDYEEQCRRQSVAGLRCTPNSLGKAFSDLIMRRDLLAELGPAVCSGRSVFLYGPPGNGKSMVARGLGRYLNHYGGEIFIPYAIEAEGAIVTMFDPTLHKAVDGDVASQPAGSAETLGMGNEGNIDTRWRRIRRPVIITGGELTLDMLDLRYNAESNIHTAPMHVKANGGVFLIDDFGRQIVSPRDLLNRWILPLEERIDYLTLATGKKFAVPFEQMIVFSTNLDPRELVDEAFLRRIRNKIKIGPPDRDHFGDIFKFHCKSREIRYVPEAVDFLYSNYYDRGKTPRSSDARDLLETIISICRYENRPVRLTPELMAEATKRFFCQL, encoded by the coding sequence ATGAGCGCAGGTGCCTCCGGAGACCGTCACGGATCGGTTTCGCCATCAACGACCGAAATCGCGGACGAGGCCAATCGTCCGGGTGGTTCCGCCGGAAGCCCTTCGCGACACGCTTCGACTCAGGAACTATTCTCGTCGCTGTTTCCCGCGGAGCGGAGTGCCCTGCCGATGGGCACGCCGTACCGGGGAGCCGAAGCGGGCGAATTTGCAGCGGGCGGCGACACGGCCCGCACCATTTCCTCGGCCATTGCGGACCGCCAGCCCGATTCGTCTGAGGACCACAAGCTGCAGATGCGCGCGATCGAGCCGCCGCATACGCCGACAAACATTGAGAGGTCGGGGCTGACGTCCGCGACCGTTCAAGAGCTGATCCTGAAGACGCTCTATCTGTCCGACCGGCAGTATGGCGTAGAGATCGCCCGCGAACTGCGGCTGCCGTTTCAGGTGATCGAGGCGCCGCTGAGAGTTCTCAAAGACGAGAAGCTGCTCGAAGTTCCCAGCGGGCATCCGATCGGGCCGGCGTCTTACCAATTCCAACTGACTCAGATGGGGCGGACTCGATCGCACGAGGCGTTCACGCGATGTCGCTATGTCGGCCCCGCCCCGGTCCCGCTTTCTGATTACGAAGAGCAGTGTCGCCGACAATCGGTCGCGGGGCTGCGATGCACACCGAATTCGTTGGGTAAGGCCTTCAGCGATTTGATTATGCGGCGCGATCTGCTCGCCGAACTCGGCCCCGCGGTTTGCAGTGGACGCTCCGTATTTCTTTATGGTCCACCCGGAAACGGGAAATCGATGGTCGCCCGCGGCCTCGGGCGGTACCTGAACCATTACGGGGGCGAAATCTTCATCCCGTACGCGATCGAGGCTGAAGGCGCGATCGTGACGATGTTCGACCCGACGCTGCACAAGGCCGTCGATGGCGATGTCGCCTCTCAACCAGCCGGGTCGGCCGAGACGCTGGGAATGGGCAACGAAGGCAACATCGACACACGTTGGCGACGGATACGTCGCCCGGTCATCATTACCGGCGGCGAGCTGACGCTCGATATGCTCGATCTTCGCTACAACGCCGAAAGCAATATTCACACAGCGCCGATGCACGTGAAGGCCAATGGCGGGGTCTTTCTGATTGACGACTTCGGGCGGCAGATCGTCTCGCCGCGCGACCTGCTGAACCGCTGGATTTTGCCGCTCGAAGAACGCATCGACTATCTCACGCTGGCGACCGGCAAGAAGTTTGCGGTTCCGTTTGAGCAGATGATTGTCTTCTCGACGAACCTCGATCCGCGTGAGTTGGTCGACGAAGCGTTCCTGCGACGAATTCGCAACAAGATCAAAATCGGTCCGCCCGACCGCGATCACTTCGGCGACATCTTTAAGTTTCACTGCAAGTCTCGAGAGATTCGCTATGTCCCCGAAGCTGTGGACTTTCTCTATTCGAACTATTACGACCGCGGAAAGACGCCGCGTTCGAGCGATGCCCGAGATTTACTGGAGACGATCATCTCGATCTGCCGATACGAGAATCGGCCGGTTCGGTTAACACCGGAACTAATGGCCGAAGCGACGAAGCGGTTCTTCTGCCAGCTGTAA
- a CDS encoding Rieske (2Fe-2S) protein, producing the protein MSERQRVCAIEDVPPGKAGEFVVDDRIVAIYNVDGKFFALDGVCPHAGGPLGKGHLMGTRITCPWHGWQFDVTTGRHCLTPNIEQQRFEVTVEGDDVFVELS; encoded by the coding sequence ATGAGCGAGCGACAGCGGGTGTGTGCCATTGAAGATGTGCCGCCGGGGAAGGCGGGGGAGTTTGTTGTCGATGACCGGATCGTGGCGATCTATAACGTCGACGGAAAATTCTTCGCGCTCGACGGAGTTTGCCCCCACGCCGGCGGTCCGCTCGGCAAGGGGCATCTGATGGGGACGCGGATCACGTGTCCCTGGCACGGGTGGCAATTCGACGTGACGACCGGCCGACACTGTTTGACGCCGAACATCGAACAGCAACGATTCGAAGTGACGGTTGAAGGCGATGACGTATTTGTCGAGCTCTCTTGA
- a CDS encoding phosphoesterase, which produces MSASEEEHVLVVPTLLFHEVGYFQGFNPEMRPYLKTLLDPAMMRFLPRSEAEEDPSYKQLIPYCIFMCGDTVFQYTRGSGVGEARLKAKRSIGVGGHISKEDAAGGQDPYKTGLARELTEEVEYPADHSEQIVGLINDDETPVGKVHLGVVHLFQVKEPKVRPLESTMTDVGFVSPAMLAREFDRLETWSQICLKHLFPEAGPA; this is translated from the coding sequence ATGAGTGCGAGTGAAGAAGAGCACGTTCTGGTCGTGCCGACGTTGCTATTCCACGAAGTGGGATACTTTCAGGGCTTCAATCCCGAGATGCGTCCTTACCTGAAGACGCTGCTCGATCCGGCGATGATGCGGTTCCTGCCGCGATCGGAAGCGGAAGAGGATCCCAGCTACAAGCAGCTCATCCCCTATTGCATCTTCATGTGTGGCGACACGGTCTTTCAATATACGCGCGGTTCGGGGGTCGGAGAGGCCCGGCTCAAAGCGAAGCGGTCAATCGGGGTCGGCGGACACATCTCAAAAGAGGACGCCGCCGGGGGACAGGACCCGTACAAAACAGGCTTAGCGCGCGAACTGACTGAGGAAGTGGAATACCCCGCCGACCATTCAGAGCAGATCGTCGGACTGATCAACGACGACGAGACGCCGGTCGGAAAGGTCCATTTGGGCGTTGTTCACCTTTTTCAGGTGAAAGAGCCAAAAGTTCGACCACTCGAGTCGACGATGACAGATGTAGGGTTTGTATCGCCCGCGATGCTCGCGCGGGAATTTGACCGCCTTGAAACGTGGTCGCAAATCTGTCTGAAACACCTATTCCCAGAGGCCGGACCGGCCTGA
- a CDS encoding lysophospholipid acyltransferase family protein, producing MRPTTITLRHRAEFFAFQVTIALIASLPTTWSKRGSELLADFIVNWLPRKLSRYHIAAENLRESFGDEMTQREIHRTIEQMWVHLFRLVTEIVLMPRKFRRTNMADVFGFTNRDETVRAMSSGRPVILLGGHYGNWEAAVTAFGEFGFPAGIVARDFDNPLLHDWFAAARQRTGGMLISKKGGGGDMAALMESKGLVALLCDQDAGKRGVFVPFFGREASTFKSIALLAIEYRALICVGYAIRLEDDFESNHWVRYEIGSADIIDPDNFDGADAIEKITARFTSSLEFAVRKSPEQYFWLHRRWKTRPGERRRRRKERSQKAAA from the coding sequence ATGCGGCCGACGACAATCACCCTGCGGCACCGGGCCGAGTTCTTTGCCTTTCAAGTGACCATTGCATTGATCGCTTCGCTGCCGACCACATGGTCGAAGCGCGGCTCAGAATTGCTGGCCGATTTCATCGTGAATTGGCTTCCGCGGAAGCTATCCCGCTATCACATCGCGGCGGAGAATTTGCGGGAATCGTTCGGCGACGAAATGACCCAGCGGGAGATTCACCGCACCATCGAGCAAATGTGGGTGCATCTGTTTCGGTTGGTGACCGAAATCGTGCTGATGCCGCGGAAGTTTCGGCGGACAAACATGGCCGACGTGTTCGGGTTCACCAATCGCGACGAAACGGTGCGCGCGATGTCGAGCGGTCGACCGGTGATTCTGCTCGGCGGACATTACGGGAATTGGGAAGCCGCGGTGACGGCGTTCGGCGAGTTCGGCTTCCCCGCCGGCATTGTCGCGCGCGATTTCGATAACCCGCTGCTTCACGACTGGTTCGCGGCCGCCCGTCAGCGAACCGGCGGAATGCTGATTTCGAAAAAAGGGGGCGGCGGCGACATGGCCGCCCTGATGGAATCCAAAGGACTCGTCGCTCTGCTGTGTGATCAGGATGCCGGAAAACGCGGCGTGTTCGTGCCCTTTTTCGGTCGCGAGGCATCGACCTTCAAATCGATCGCCCTGTTGGCGATCGAATATCGCGCCCTCATCTGCGTCGGTTACGCGATTCGGCTCGAAGACGACTTCGAAAGCAATCACTGGGTGCGCTACGAAATCGGCAGCGCGGATATCATCGATCCTGACAATTTCGATGGTGCCGACGCGATCGAGAAAATCACCGCCCGGTTCACTAGCTCCCTCGAATTCGCCGTGCGGAAGTCCCCCGAACAATACTTCTGGCTGCATCGTCGCTGGAAGACACGACCCGGCGAGCGCCGCCGGCGACGAAAAGAACGATCGCAAAAAGCCGCGGCGTAG
- a CDS encoding Gfo/Idh/MocA family protein translates to MPQGFAIVGCGMIAEFHAAAIAELRGAKLVACMSSRKASADKFAEKHGCKSYTSLSEMLDDPEVTIVNICTPSGAHMEPALAAAKAGKHVVVEKPLEITLKRCDKIIDACEAAGVRLCTIFPSRFGGANQELKKAVESGRFGRLTLGDTFVKWWRSQEYYDSGGWRGTWELDGGGAYMNQAIHNVDLIYWMMGDVAEVSAVTATLAHERIEVEDVGVAALKFANGAVGTITATTSAFPGLLKKTEIHGTEGSAIVEQDEILMWDFAKKDRRDASIKKKFGGAGETSGGAADPKAISHQGHMLQLKDFVKSIETGSEPVVDGREGRKSVEIILAIYQSSWTGKRVSLPLKRDPKRPA, encoded by the coding sequence ATGCCTCAGGGATTTGCCATTGTCGGCTGCGGGATGATCGCGGAGTTTCACGCCGCAGCGATCGCCGAACTTCGCGGCGCGAAGCTCGTCGCCTGCATGAGCAGCCGCAAGGCATCGGCCGATAAGTTCGCCGAGAAGCACGGCTGCAAGAGCTATACGTCGCTCAGCGAGATGCTCGACGATCCCGAAGTGACGATCGTCAACATCTGCACGCCGAGCGGTGCTCACATGGAGCCGGCCCTTGCGGCCGCCAAGGCGGGCAAGCACGTTGTGGTCGAGAAGCCGCTGGAGATCACGCTCAAACGCTGCGACAAGATTATCGATGCCTGCGAAGCCGCGGGCGTGCGGCTCTGCACGATCTTCCCCAGCCGGTTCGGCGGCGCGAATCAGGAGCTGAAGAAAGCCGTCGAATCGGGCCGCTTCGGGCGACTGACGCTCGGCGACACCTTCGTGAAGTGGTGGCGGAGTCAGGAGTATTACGACAGCGGCGGCTGGCGCGGCACGTGGGAACTCGATGGCGGCGGGGCCTATATGAATCAGGCGATCCACAACGTCGACCTGATCTATTGGATGATGGGGGACGTCGCCGAGGTCAGTGCCGTGACGGCGACACTCGCCCACGAGCGGATCGAGGTCGAAGACGTCGGTGTCGCCGCTTTGAAGTTCGCCAATGGCGCGGTCGGCACGATCACCGCCACGACCAGTGCCTTTCCCGGGCTGCTCAAGAAGACCGAGATTCACGGCACCGAGGGCTCCGCGATCGTCGAGCAGGACGAAATCCTGATGTGGGACTTCGCTAAGAAGGATCGCCGCGATGCCTCGATCAAAAAGAAGTTCGGCGGCGCCGGCGAAACGTCGGGCGGTGCCGCGGATCCCAAAGCGATCTCGCATCAGGGGCACATGCTCCAACTGAAGGACTTCGTTAAGTCGATCGAAACCGGCAGCGAACCGGTCGTCGACGGTCGCGAAGGCCGCAAGAGCGTCGAGATCATCCTCGCGATCTACCAGTCGTCGTGGACGGGTAAACGCGTCTCGTTGCCACTCAAGCGAGATCCCAAGCGACCTGCGTAG
- a CDS encoding tetratricopeptide repeat protein: MSVPGSRTLSVICPLLVAATVFVVFLPTLENDFVRFDDEKNFLTNSRWRGFTAESLGWMWSQPHLGHYHPLTWMSLALDDAIWGPEEGEAQRPNPDAFHFTNNLLHAWNAAAVCLLAVALIRRTPEKIAEIDGRCLWLGAALAAVLYGVHPQRVESVAWATERRDVLSAAFLIPAVITYLRYCDRTSRRWLWYAATLALTLLSLLSKAWGITFPAILLILDVWPLRRIGFGRDFRWNDWQRSVVEKIPFGVASLVFAAFAADAQEVEGAWISFDNYPLTERLANASLALCWYVLKTLVPTGLHAAVMQPTGASFLQWPYWACGGAVASMGVLAVWLRKRRPAVSVTALATLVLLSPVLGLSQSGFQLAADRYTYLAIIPFVVIAAGCLAWLLQRSVPTRVVASVGAVAIGAAYITLTLNQIPIWENEITLWSRAVAVEPKNTFANFALGVEYSKRRQLDDAVEYLRVALESAKAGNFEQFEQLSADEIREITAYQSKRAAEARLAASLKSIEENPNDPEPVLDLVALVRRQNISVLEHVENAVRRMPENGQMRTALGVEQVRVGKFEEALATFKKAEQLGGTGEDFYLFRGEALTSLGRFDAAIATFRQALELDPKSTTALTQLGRVLYAAKRSRDALPFLTRAVELDPSDAPARFILALVLIDTGQLRAAVNQLQKTIETAGNSDIGRRAAAKLQELSLRMR; this comes from the coding sequence ATGAGCGTTCCCGGCTCGCGGACACTGTCGGTGATCTGCCCGCTCCTTGTAGCGGCGACGGTCTTCGTGGTGTTTCTACCGACGCTCGAAAACGATTTCGTCCGCTTTGACGACGAGAAAAACTTTCTCACGAACTCGCGCTGGCGGGGCTTCACCGCCGAGAGCCTCGGGTGGATGTGGAGCCAGCCGCACTTGGGGCATTACCACCCACTGACGTGGATGTCGTTGGCGCTCGACGACGCAATCTGGGGTCCCGAAGAGGGCGAAGCGCAACGTCCCAATCCCGACGCTTTTCACTTCACCAACAACCTCCTGCACGCGTGGAATGCCGCAGCGGTCTGCCTGCTGGCCGTGGCCCTAATCCGCCGCACGCCGGAAAAAATCGCGGAGATCGACGGCCGCTGTCTCTGGCTCGGCGCGGCGTTGGCAGCTGTGCTGTATGGCGTCCACCCGCAGCGGGTCGAGTCGGTCGCGTGGGCGACCGAACGGCGTGATGTGCTTTCGGCGGCGTTCCTCATCCCCGCAGTGATCACGTACCTTCGCTATTGCGATCGGACGTCCCGCCGATGGCTGTGGTACGCGGCAACGCTCGCACTGACGCTCCTATCGCTACTGTCGAAGGCATGGGGCATCACCTTTCCGGCGATCCTGCTGATCCTCGACGTCTGGCCCCTCCGACGCATCGGTTTCGGCCGCGACTTCCGTTGGAACGATTGGCAACGGTCGGTCGTTGAGAAGATTCCGTTCGGCGTCGCGTCGCTTGTCTTCGCGGCGTTTGCCGCCGACGCTCAAGAGGTCGAAGGGGCCTGGATCTCATTCGACAACTATCCGCTGACCGAGCGACTGGCCAACGCGTCCTTGGCGTTGTGCTGGTATGTTTTGAAGACGCTCGTACCGACGGGCCTGCACGCGGCCGTGATGCAGCCGACCGGCGCGAGCTTCCTCCAATGGCCTTATTGGGCATGCGGCGGTGCGGTCGCTTCGATGGGTGTTCTTGCGGTCTGGCTCAGGAAGCGTCGCCCGGCCGTCTCGGTCACAGCTCTGGCAACGCTCGTCCTGCTCTCGCCGGTATTGGGGCTGTCACAATCGGGCTTTCAGCTTGCAGCCGATCGCTACACGTACCTGGCGATCATTCCCTTTGTGGTGATCGCAGCGGGTTGCCTCGCGTGGCTGTTGCAACGTTCGGTGCCGACCCGCGTTGTTGCGTCAGTCGGGGCGGTCGCGATCGGTGCGGCCTACATCACACTCACGCTTAATCAGATCCCGATTTGGGAAAACGAGATCACGCTCTGGTCGCGAGCCGTCGCCGTCGAGCCGAAAAACACTTTCGCCAATTTCGCACTCGGCGTGGAGTACTCCAAACGCCGGCAGCTTGACGACGCGGTCGAGTACCTGCGTGTCGCCCTCGAATCGGCGAAAGCGGGGAACTTCGAGCAGTTTGAGCAGCTTTCGGCAGATGAAATTCGTGAGATTACCGCGTACCAAAGCAAGCGGGCGGCCGAAGCCCGCCTCGCCGCTTCGCTCAAGTCCATCGAAGAGAATCCGAATGACCCCGAGCCGGTCCTCGATCTTGTCGCATTAGTGCGGCGGCAGAACATTTCGGTTCTGGAGCACGTGGAGAACGCGGTCCGCCGGATGCCGGAGAACGGGCAGATGCGGACTGCGCTGGGCGTAGAACAGGTCCGCGTCGGCAAATTCGAAGAGGCACTGGCGACGTTCAAGAAAGCGGAGCAACTCGGCGGCACCGGCGAGGACTTCTACCTCTTCCGCGGCGAGGCGCTGACCTCGCTCGGCCGGTTCGACGCGGCGATCGCGACGTTCCGACAGGCACTAGAACTCGACCCGAAATCGACCACGGCACTGACGCAGCTGGGGCGGGTGCTGTACGCCGCGAAAAGAAGCCGCGACGCCCTGCCGTTCCTGACCCGCGCGGTCGAACTCGATCCGTCCGACGCCCCGGCCCGCTTCATTCTCGCGCTGGTCCTGATCGACACGGGACAGCTGAGAGCCGCTGTTAACCAGCTACAAAAGACGATCGAAACAGCCGGCAACTCCGACATCGGCCGAAGGGCCGCCGCGAAGCTCCAGGAACTGTCCTTGAGGATGCGTTGA